The following DNA comes from Prosthecobacter sp. SYSU 5D2.
GCGCCACCTTCCGCATTGCCCTGCCCCTGCCCGCCGCCCATCACGAGGAGGAAAGCCGCGCCCACCCTGCCACCTCCGAGATCCAGCCGCCGGAGGAAATCCAGCGCCCGGACCTCACCGGGGCCGAGGTGCTCATCGTGGATGATGAGCCGGACTGCCTGGACATCCTCCGCCTCATCCTGGAAAAGCAGGGTGCCACCGTCACCAGCGCCTCCTCCGGCAGCGCCGCGCTGGAGCTTTTAAAGACCCGCCGCTTTCATGCGCTGGTCAGTGACATCGGCATGCCGGAGATGGACGGCTACACCTTCATCACCACCCTGCGCCAGCTCCCCGCCGACCAGGGCGGCCGCATCCCCGCCATCGCCCTCACCGCCTTTGCCCGCAGCGAGGACCGCCGCAAGGCCATGACCGCCGGATTTGACACCTTCATCTCCAAGCCCGTGGACCAGGGCGAGCTCCTCGCCGCCGTCCTCCGCTCCGTCACCCGCAGCAAGAAGGACTGAGGCATTTTTCAAAACCTGGGAAGTTGGAACAATCATCGCCTCAGGTCTGGAGAGGCAGAAGACACAGAACGCAAAGCAAAAGAGATTGTCGTCTTGCCGGACCGTAGGCCGGATGTGTTCTGCGTAAGGTGAGTTCGCGGTCCTGGGCCAGGCCGCCCGCAGAACTATCCGGCTTCTTTGCCGGCGCCCTTTTCCTCAGACCATGTCATTCGTTGGCATGGAGGACTCCGTACCTTCAAAGAAAGCCGGATAATTCGGCGAATGGAGCTGGGGGGGGCAGCGATCCGGACTTGCGCCGAACACATCCGGCCTACGGTCCGGCGCGAAGTCAAGAAGTCCGTTTTCAAGACCTGGGAAGTTGGAACATCCGCAGTCTCAGCCCTGGCTCAGGGCATTCATCACGGCGGCGATGACTTCTTCAGGCGTCAGCATTTCCCAGTCCCCCTCCTCTGCCTGCAAAACCTGCACGCCTGTCTGCGGCGGAGCCCACAGGGCCGGGTCCGTGGGGCCAAAGAGCAGCAGGCAGGGCAGCCCGCAGGTCGCGGCCAGGTGGGAGATGCCGCTGTCATGGCCCAGGAAAAGATCGCAGCCGCGCAGGCGGTCCGCCAGCTCCGGCAGCGGCAGCGCCTGCCAGTGCTCCGCCGCTTCAAAGCCCGCCACGTCCACTCCGCGCTCCTTTTCGGCCTCGCCGGTGATAAGCATCACCTCCGCTGCCGGATGTTCCTCGCGCAGCGCGGCCACCACCTGCCGCCAGTGCTCCACCGGCCAGTTCTTCTTCACCGATCCGCTCCCCACATGCAGGGCAATGCGTCTGCCTCCAATGCCAGACGCCTCCGGCTTCGCCTCCCCCAGCAGCGGGGCGCGCCAGTTCGGCTCGTCCAGATACATGGCCAGCTTTTCCAGCGGCCGGGCCAGTTGCTGCGCGGCGTGGCCCTGCCCCGGACGTACGGAGTGCGGACACTCTAGCAGCGTCTTCACGCCGATGCCCTCCAGCTGCCCGCGCAGGATGCCGTCCGGATCAAACAGGTAGCTCACCACCACATTGAAGCTCAGCAGATACTCCACCAGCGCCGGGTCCAGCGCCGCGCCTTTGGCAAAGAGCAGCGCCATGGACCGGTGCTCCAGGCTGCGCACCGTATCCGCCAGCCCCGCCTTTACCGCCAGCTCCGCAATGCCCGGATAGCCCAGCACCTCCACCTCGCAGCCGGCCAGCGTTTCGCGGATCAGCCGCAGCGCCGGCATGGTGAGGATAAAATCTCCGATCGCGCCACCGCGAATGACCAGGACGCGCGGCTTGTTGCCCTTGGCCTCCATATGCGGATCAAATCAATACGTCGTCACCGCCAGCACCAGCATCAGCGCGCCGTAGGCGATGCCGCTCCACACCGCCACATTCCAGCGCACCGGTTTGGCCAGCAGCCAGGTGGTCCAGTCGCGCATGAGGAAGGGCATGCCCACAAAAAACATGCCCACGATGATCCACGCATAGGCCAGGATGGGCAGCAGCAGCCGCGTCACCGGCGGTTGCAAGAAAGCCGCCGCCAGCACCGGCCCGGCCGCCAGCAGCATCAGCGAGCCCAGCGCCCGCACCGCCAGGAATTCCTTCACATACACCAGCACCAGCACAAAGCCGGCTGGCACGGCCATGAGGAAATACTGCCGCAGGAAATAGAACTCTCCCATGTCAATGTTGGCCAGGCACATCATGCCCCACAGCCAGCCGAAGCTCAGCAGCGCCACGCCCCAGGCGTAGCTGCGCGGAAAGCCCTTCAGAAAAGCCTTCGCCGCATCGCCCTTTTTCCAGGCCAGCAGGTGCACCGCCAGGAGCGCCAGCCCGAGCACGATGCCCGTGCCTTTCAGCGGAATGCCACCCGTGGGTTCCAGGTGGTACAGATAGTTGTGCAGGTCAGTCAGCATGTTGGGCCGCCAACCTGTCCCGTCTCCGCGCCGAATCAATCAATTCGCTGCATGGTTTTTGAGATGATTTCTCCACTTTGGGGAAAACTTGTTGAGATCATAACTCAATAAGTTAATTTTTGCCGGATTCACCATTGGTCCCCTCCCCCTGTCATGGCTCGCGCACCCAGTTCCTACCAGCTCACCGCGACTGAGCTGCATGAGGTGTATGCGGAAAAGTCCAATGTGCAGGAGCATGGGGAGGTGGTGGAGTCGGAGTATGAGCCCCTGGTTCCCTGGGTGCAGGGTGCCACCACGGCCCGCACCGTCCGCCCCGGCTTTTACATGCATTGGGCGGAGGAAGTCTTCGACCGGGAGGTGCGCATCCGCTGCAATGAGGAGGAGGACTTTTATGTCCTTACCTTTGCGCTGGAAGGGCACTGGCAGGAGATCTCCGGCGCGCGCCGCCGTCTCCATGACCGCCACGCCGGGACCATGGCGCTCATCCGCTTCAGCCAGTCCAAGGAGCACCGGGCCATGCCCACCGCCCACGCGCGAAAGGCCAGGCACCTCACCCTGGCGGTGGAAGGCAGCCAGTTACGCCAATGGATGACGGAGCGGGAGCTGGCAGAGCATCCGCAGTGGCGCCGCTTCCTCAATGGCGAAGGGGAGCCGTGCATCGTCGCCCCCCTCACACCGCGCGCACGGCTGGTGGTGGAGCAGATCCAAAACTGCCCGTTCCAGGGAATCTGCCGCACGCTCTCCATGGAGGCACGCTGTCTGGACCTGATTGTGGAGATGATCGCCTTCCTCAGCCCCGCTCCTGCGCCCGCCAGCCGCCGCCTCACCTCCCAGGACCAGGAGCGTATCAATGCCGCCGCAGAGTTCCTGCGTCAATCCCTGGAGGCCCCGCCCACACTGGTGGAACTGGCCACGCGGGTTTCTTTGAGCGAATCAAAATTGAAGTCCGGCTTCCACCAGGTCTTCGGTACCACCACCTTTGGCTACCTCCGCCAGCAGCGCCTGGAAAAAGCGCGCCTGCTGCTGGAGCGCGGGGATTGCAGCATTCTGGATGCCTCCCACATGGTCGGCATCAGCAATCCCAGCCACTTCGCCTCCCTTTTTAAGCAGCAGTTCGGCATGAATCCCAAGCAGTTTCAGTTGAACGTCACGAGGCAGAAATAAAACGCCAGTTGGTAGAATTAAAATGATAACGGGTCTCAGTAGCTGTCTGCATGAAGCCACTCCCGCTGTCTCTCCTTCTCCTCTGCCTCTCCTTCCCTCCGCTCCTGGCGCAAGAAGCCACGGCTCCGGCCACTGGTGAAATGGAAACCCTGCCCGAAGTCGTCGTCTCCGCTGAGGCGGAGCCCAAAACGGCTTACTCCGCGCCGGTCACCAACTCCGCCTCACGCATCCCGGAAAACATCATGGAGGTGCCCCGCTCCGTGCAGACCGTCACCCAACAGGTCATCCAGGACCGCGCCATCATTGATCCGCAGGAGGCCGTTCAAAACGTCAGCGGCGTGCAGCGCGGCGGCACCTTCACCGGCACGGGCGAGAGCTACCGCCTGCGCGGCTTTGCCCAGCAGACCTACATCAAGGACGGATTCCGCGCCGGCACCGTCCCCGGAGGCATCGTTTACAATGCCGTCGCTCCCACCGATGTGGCCAACCTCCAGCAGATTGAGGTCCTCAAAGGCCCCGCCTCCATCCTCTTTGGCCGTGGCGAGCCTGGGGGCGTGGTGAACTACGTCACCCAAAGGGCCAGTTTTGAGGATGCCTACAGCATCCAGCAGATGGTCGGCAGCTTTGATTTCTACCGCACCCAGGTCAATGCGAACTGGGCCGCCGTACCAGACAAATTTGCCCTTCGTTTCGATGGCGCTTTTGAGACCGGAGATTCCTACATTGATTACGTCGAGTCTGAGCGCACCTTCATCGCCCCCGCCTTCGCCTGGCAGATCAGCGAGAACACCCTGCTGAACTTCCGTGCGGAATACAGCCACGATGACCGCTCCACCATCCCCGGCATGCCTTATCAGAACGGCAGCGTCATCGGCGGCATACCCTATGACCGCTATCTGGGCGAGCCCGGCTTCACCCGCAATGTCACGGACACCTACCGTGCCCTTCTCACCCTGGAGCACCGGTGGAACGAGCATCACAAAACCACCCTCTCCCTCCACGGCCTCACATCCACCAGTGAGGGCGGCTACTTCATTCTCTTCAACTTCGCCGGCCCTCTCCAGGATCCGGTCACAGGTAACATCGCCCGTTCCTCCGCAGCCACTGACTTTTCCGAGCAATATCTGACCGCACGGCTGGATCACCTCATCACCTGGGACCTGGCCCCCAATGTGAAAAACGAGCTGCTCATCTCCGCCGAGTTTGACTACCAGTATAATGACAACATCCGCAAACTCAGCGGCCATCCTGGCATCAATCCTTACAACCCCGTCTATACCGGCTACCAGCCAGGTCCCCTGCTGCCGTTTCCCGGCTTCCCCACCGCCTTTGCTGAGGCCACCACCACGGATGCCAAAGCTTATTCCCTTCTGCTCATGGACAAGGTTTCTTTTGGGGAATCTGTCTTCCTGAACTTTGGTGCCCGCCTGGAGTGGTTTGATGCCACCTTTGAATCCACCTATGCAGACCCTGGCGTTCCCTTTCCGGATACCTTTGGAGAGCTGGACCAGGGCAGCGTGAACCCCTTTGCTGGCATCGTCTTCAAGCCGCTCAAGCAGCTCGCCCTTTACGGCAGCTATTCGGAAAGCACCAACTCATTCAGGAACATCTCCCTGAGAACCGCCAGTGGCGAAAGCCTGGACCCGGAGCGTGGCCGCCAGTTTGAGCTGGGGGCCAAGACGGAGTTGCTGGACGGCCGCTTCATCGCCAGCGCAGCCTTCTTCCAGATCAACAAGACCGACATCTCCGCCGCAGATCCCAACAATCCGTTGTTCTCCATCAATGCCGGCGAGGAGCGCAGCCGCGGTTTTGAACTGGACCTCGCGGGCGAGCTGGCCCCAGGCTGGCGGCTGCTCATGAACTACGCCTATCTGGACAGCCGCATCATTGATGCCCCCGGCGGAGCCAATGTGGGCAACCGCCGCCCCGGTGTGCCGGAAAACAGCGGCAGCATCTTCACCACCTATGAAATCCAGACCGGCAGGCTGAAGGGCCTCGGCTTTGGCGGTGGCGTTTACATGAGCGACCGCGTCGCCGTGGATACGGTCAACAGCGGCAATCTGGCCGGTTTTGCACAGACCGATGCGCTGGTCTTTTACCGGCGTAACAACTGGCAGGTGCAGCTCAATGTGAAGAACCTCTTCGATAACGAGATCTTCTACTCCGCAGACCAGAGCACCTCGGTCCAGGCAGGCAATGCCCGCACCTTCATTGCCTCCGTGAAATTCGAGTTCTAATTCAATCATGGCATCCTCCGCCTCCATCCGCCGCTGGACCACTCTGCACCGTTGGAGCAGCCTGTTTTGCACCGCCAATCTGCTGTTCCTCTGTGTCACCGGTCTCCTGCTCATCTTCCACCCGGAGATCGATGCCATGCTCGGCTCCATGCCGGAGATCCGGCAGGAGGGACGGGAGATGCAGCCCCCCAGCCAGTTGGTGGAGGCGGCCAGGCAATCCCGCCCCGGCTGGTCCCCCGCCGTTTATGCAGAGGATGAGGATCATCCGGGCCGGGTCTTGATCACCATGCTGCCTCCCGGTGTCCAGGACCTGGCAGAGAGCAAGGCCGTCATCCTGGATGGCTTCACCGGCCAGGCCACGGATGTGAAGCTGGACCAGACATTCAGCATGATCGTGCTGAATCTCCATGCCAATCTCTATGCCGGTTTCTTCGGTGAGCTGTTCTTGGCCCTCGTCGGCATTGCCTTCTTTGTCGCCCTGATCTCCGGCGTGGTCATCTATGCGCCCTTTATGCGTAGCTTTCTCTATGGCATGATCCGCCGGGAGCGTGGGGCGCGCCTGTTTCAACTGGACCTGCATAACCTCGTCGGCATTTCCACGCTGGCCTGGTGCTGTGTCGTCTGCTTCACCGGCATCGTCCTGGAGCTTGGGAAGCCTCTCCTCATGATCTACCAGCACCAGGACCTCGCCGCGATGACGGCCCCCTTTAAGGACCGCCCAGCGCCGGAGAGCATCGTGCCGCTGGACCAGGCCATCGCCACCGCCCGCCAGGCCTGGCCGGGGCATCGCATGCAGTTCGCCGTCTTTCCCGGCACGCAGTTGACCGGCCAGCATCACTTTACCCTCTTCATGGCTGCCGAGTCCGGCCTGGCCAAGCGCGTGCCCAAGCTGACGCTGGTGGATGCCGCCACCGCCGAACTCACTGTGGCCAGTGATGCGCCCTGGTACATTCAGGCGCTCTTCGTCAGCGGCCCGCTGCATTTTGGTGACTATGCCGGCACCCCGCTGCGGATCATCTGGGCCGTGTTTACCGTCCTCACCATCATCCTCTGCATCAGCGGACTGTATCTTTTCATCGCCAAGCTTCGCGGCCGCCGTCGCGAGGTCTCGCTGCTTCAGGAAGCCACCTCATGAGCACCCTCCGCCGCTCCACCTGGGCCATTCCCGCCCTCCTCGCCTTCACCTCCCTCGCCGCCCTCATCCTCGCCCTCGTGGCCGAAGGCCTGTGGGATTACATCGCCTGGGCACTCCTCGCCGTGCCGCCTTTATTGGTGGGGCGATTTTGGATGAAGAAATAGCAAACCTGCTTGAGTTAAAAATCTGTCCTTGATAGCATGGATTCACAAACGTCATGCTTATCGAGCACACAGCAGTCCTGGCCAGAGTCCTCGGGGTAGCTCTTAACCTGGTAATGACCTATGTGACAGCCATCCATGCGATCTGGATCTGCGCGGGTTCTGAACAAGCACCGGTATGGCTTGTGGCAATTCTCTTGGCCCTTTTGGGATTGGTCACGTGGGCTGTCACCTCGATTGGGGATTGGCTGTGGTCCTTGGAGGAGGGATGGTTTGAACTTCAGCGTCTGCTGCGGGTGATTCAAACGGCCTTTATCGTTGGCGGATTCTTCACAAGTCTCGTCCTTAAAGCTGTTTACTCTTTTATGGGATTCTAAAACCGATGTCGTGCTTTGCCTCGTCCCACAGGCGGAGCTTGCCAGCTCCGGAGTCCACCTTCTGCCGTCGTGAATCCAGGACATCCTTATGGGTTTGAGGTACCTCCAACCGCTCCACATGATGACGCAAATCGTCCCACAGCGATTCCATGACCTGGAATTTTTCCCGCAGGGTGAGATGTGAGACTTCAATGGTACTCATGGCAATTCAGGCTATCCCTTTTATGGCGTCACACAAAGTTATTTTGAGCAGGCGCGGGATCAGCTTTTGGTATGATGCAACTGGTTACGGACTTCTCTGTGCCATCGCCCATTTCCTGCATCCAAAATCCGCCTTCAAGTCAAAATAGACTAAATTCTTTTCCGTGCGCTTTCGTCTGTGTGCTATTCTCACTCAGCGAATTTTCCCCTGCACGTCATGAAACTTATCACGCGTTTTGGGCTGTCCACAGCCCTGTGTCTGGCGGCTCTGCTGCCGCTTTCTGTCTCGATGGCGGCCCCCGCCGCTCCCGCCACAACGGGCCCTGCTGAGTCTCCAAAGGAAACGGCACCGCTGGAGGCGCAGTTCAGCATACAGCCAGTGGAGCTGTCGCCGGTATCCACCATCGAGGTCGTCTTCCCCACACCGATGATCCCGAAGGACAGGATCGGCGGTGTGGACCCGGAGCCGCCGCTCGTCGTCTCACCACCGCTGGCGGGGGAGTTCCAGTGGGTCAGCACCCGCAGCGGCCAGTTCAAGCTCAGCCAGGCCCCCAAGTTCAATGCCAGCTACCAGTTTTCCCTGCGCTCCGGCCTGCGGGATGTGGCGGGCAAGGCCCTCTCCACCGCGCCGCTGGCCTCCGTCAGCAGTGCGCAGTTCCGCATCATTGACCAGTCGCCGAAGTGGTTCAATGACAACGAGGCCCGGCGTGAACCGCGCTTCCTCTTTGAGTTCAATGACAACGTCAACGCTGCCGATACTGCGCCGCACATCGCCTTTGTCTCCGTCAATCCGCCGCTGACCATTCCAGCCACCGTCCGCCATGCCAAGGCGGCCGACTTCTCCCGCTACAGCGAGCCGCAGGCCACCTGGGCGGAGGAGATCGCCAAAGTGAAACCCACCCTGGCCGAAGGAGCCACGCGCCTGAGCGCCATCGTCGTCAAGCCAGCGGAGCCGCTGCCGGTCGCGGAAAAGTGGAAGCTCGTCATCCAGCCCACTTTGATGAATGCTTCCGGTTATGCCGGCCTGGCCGTGGGGGATGAAATCTTCCTCGGGGACGTGAAACCCTTTTTGGTTAGGCAGACCAGCGGCCACACGCCATTCGACCAGCCCTATTACCTGGATATCGCCTTTAACAAACCGCTCCTCCCTTCCCGCGATGAGCCGTGGAAAACCGAGGAAATCCAGGGCCTGGCGGACAAGCTGGCCGCCTCCGTCCACATCACGCCGGACGTCGCAGGCCTCAAGGCCACCATCACCGGCTCCGTCCTTCGCCTCACCGGCCCCTTCGCCTTGAAGACCCCCTACCGCGTCGTCATTGCTCCCGGCCTTGAGTCCGGCGACGGCCTGCCGCTTGCCGACGCCAGCGAACAAGAAGTCTCCTTCATCCCGAATCCGCCGTACGTCGCCGCGCCGGCCTTTGTGCGCACGCAGCTTGCCACAGGCAGCGGCGAATTTGAAATCACCGCCGCCAACGTCCGCGAAGTCCGCGTCCGCGCCAGGCGCCTCACCGGCCCGGAGCTGCTGCAGACCACGCAAAAATACGCCGCCTACCGCAGCTCCTTCTATCTGGGGGAGGACAAGAAAAAGGCGTTCAAACCTGAGACTATCGACGCTTATCCCGGCACCGTTGTTTTTGACCGCACCTTCCCGGTGAACAAGCCGCTTGACCAGAGCGAGATGATCAAGCTCAACTGGCATGAAGTGCTCGGAGCGGACACCGCCGCGCCGCTTTTCATCGAGTTCGAAGGCCGGGCTGCGGAAGGTGTCTCTGAAAAAGGTGTCATCACCCAGACCCTCGTCCAGTTCACCGACCTGGGCCTCATGCAGAAGAGCAATGGCCGCGAGACCCTCGCCTTCGTCACCTCCCTGCAGACCGGCCAGCCCGTCGCGGGTGTGCGCCTCACGGCGGTGGATGGCGAGCAAAAGCTCATCGGTTATGCCGATACGGATGCCAATGGTGTGGCCACCCTCACCGGCGGCACTCCCGCCCTCCTCCTCGCTGAAAAGGCCGGTGACTGCACCGCGCTGGATTGCAACAATTCCCACATCGGCAATGCCATTCCGTATGACATTCCCACCGCCTGGGAGGACGTGTGGAAGCCGGTGCGCCGCACCTTCATCTTCGGCGACCGCCCGCTCTTCCGTCCGGGGGATACCGCCCACTTCAAGGCGCTCACCCGCACCCGCATCGCCGATGATCTGACGCTGGATCCAGAGTCCTCCAAGGCCCGCCTCGTCATCCGCGATCCACGCTACCGCGTCGTCCTTGAGAAGGAAATCACCTTCACTCCCAACGGCTCCTGGAACGATGACATCGCCCTCCCGGAAGGCCCGCTGGGCTGGTATGAGCTCATGATTCATTTTAATGAACCCGGCGAAGAAAACCGGGGAGCCAGCGGCTATTACTCCTTCCGCATTGATGACTACCGGCCCAACAGCTTCGAGGTCAAACTGGACGGTGCGAAGCTGGAAACCCTGGCCGACCGCCTGAAGCTGCCGCTCAGCGCCAGCTATTACATGGGCAAGTCCCTCAGCCGCGCCAAAGCAAACTGGACCGCCTCCTCCTCCCGCTCCTTCAGCCCGCCCGCCGCCTACAGCGACTACCATTTTGGCGATGCGCCCCGCTGGGCCAATTATGCCAAGGACCGCGATGCCGACGGCCACTACGATGACAGCGATTCCGATGATGAAGGCGACTGGTGGGTGAGCGGCGATACCGTCCTCAGTGAGGAAGGCACCGCCACCCTGGAGATGCCCATGCCGCCGCCGGACCGCGCCTCCCTGCCGCAGCAGGTCCGCGTCACCGCCGAGGTGACCGACATCAACCAGCAGACCATCAGCGCGGCCACGGAGTTTGAAGTGCCCGGCGCAGAATTCATCCTCGGTTTAAAAGGGCCGCAGTTCTTCGGCACCGCCGGTCAGGACCTGCGGGTGGATGTCCTGGCCATTGATTCCAAAGGCGGCCCCGCTACTGGCAATGTGCGCGTGGACATGAAGGTGGAACGCCAGGAATACCACACGCTGAAAATCGCCACCGCAGGCGGCGGCTCCACCACCAAAGACCAGGTCATTCTCCGCGAGGAGATGAAGCAGTCGGTAGATCTGCAAAGCCCCACCGCAGGCTCCGCACCCACCTCGCAGGTCACCTTTAAGCCTGCCCGTGGCGGCGTCTATTTCGTCACCGCAGAGGCCACCGATTCGCAGGGGAAAAAGATGCTCTCACGCCTGCCGGTTTACGTCCTCGGCGGCGGCGACTTCCCATGGGCCATGGAAGACGGCGCACGCATCAACCTCCAGCCGGAGAAGAAGAAGCTGAAGCCCGGTGAGGAAGCCGTCATTGTGGTCAAGACCCCCATCGCCGGCACCGCCCTGGTCAGTGTGGAGCGCAACAAAGTGCACCGCCATTTCGTCACGCAGATCTCACCGGAGCAGCCCGTCATCCGCGTTCCAGTCCAGGATGAGGAGGCGCCGAATGTCTTCGTCTCCGTCGTGCTGGTGCGCGGCAGCGATGCCAGCCCCAAGCAGCACAAAATGCCCGAGTACAAAGTCGGCTACTGCCAGCTCGAGGTGGAGTCCAAAGTCAAGGAACTGGCCGTCGCCATCGTTCCGGAAAAAACCGAGGTCAAACCGGGCGAATCCTTGGCCGTCGGCGGCAGCGTCATGGACTGGCAGGGCAATCCTGTCGCCAACAGCGAGGTGACCCTTTATGCCGTGGATGAAGGCGTGCTCAGCCTGATGAAACATGAGACGCCGGATCCCTCCGCCTACTTCCATGAGCCGATGCCGCTGGCCATTGACAACTACACCTCCTTTGATGACCTGCTGGCGGAAGACTTCGCCGCCCGCGAGCGCGGTAACAAAGGATTCGTCATCGGCGGTGGCGGCGACATGGATGACAGCGCCATGCAGGTGCGGAAAAACTTCGTCGCCACGCCCCTGTGGCTGGCCACCGTCATGACGGATGCCAAAGGCCGCATCAGCACCTCCCTGAAGGCTCCGGACAATCTCACCCGCTACCGCCTCATGGCCGTGGCCACCAGCGGCGCGGACCGCTTCGGCAGCGGCGAGTCCGCCTTCAAGATCAACAAGCCTCTCATGGTGGAGCCCGTCGTTCCCCGCTTCGCCCGCCTGGATGACGAGACGCTTTTGAAAGCCGTCATCCACAACACCACTCCGCATGCCGGCGAGGTGCGTGTGCGCCTGGAACTGGATGACACCGCCGACTTCATCCGCGAAGAGCGCCTGTTCATTCCCGCCAGCCTGAAGCCGGACGCCCACGCCGAACCAAAAGTGTGGCAACAAACCGTCGCCATCAAGGCCGGTGAAACCACCGCTGTGGCCTTTCCTGTGCGCTTTGCCAAACTGGGCACTGCCAGCTGGAAATGGTCCGCGCAGACCGCCACCTGGAGCGATGGCGCTCCCGCTCTCAATGACGCCACCGTCTCCACCTTCGAGGTTACCCACCCGCTGCCGGAGCTGAGGGAGGTCCGTTATGCCCGGCTGGATGCCGCCACTCCGGTGGAAAACCTGGCCCAGGAGATCAACCCCGCCCTGCTGGAGGGCCAAGGCAGCCTGCAGGTCAGCCTCAGCACTTCCCGCCTTTCAGAGGCCAAGGACGCGCTGGACTATATCCTCACCTATCCTTACGGCTGCGCCGAGCAGACCACCTCCGCCACCATGCCCTGGCTGGCCCTGGGCGGATACCACAACCTCTTCCCGGACCACCTCTCCGCAGAAAAAAGCAAAGACGCCATCCAGAAAGGCGTGAACCGCCTGCTGCAGATGACCACGGATGAAGGCGGTCTGGCCTACTGGCCCGGCGGCCAGGAGCCCTCCCACTGGGCCAGTGCCTACGGCGGCCTCATGCTGCTTCGCGCCCGGGATGCCGGGGCCAGCGTGCCACCGGAGGTCATCGAAAGGCTGCTCACCTACCTTTCCAAAAAGCTGCGCGGCCTGGAGGATGAAAAAGACTTCTACCATCTCAGCGATGCCGCCCTCTCCCTCTACACCCTGGCCAAAGGCAAGAAGGGCGAGCCCGCCTACCAAACTTTGCTTCATTCCAGGCGCACCAGCCTGCCGGAAGCCGCCCGCCTTTACACCGCCCTGGCCATGTGCCTGACGGACGCGCCCGCCCAGCAGATCAAGGAGATGGCCGGCTGGACACCGCCGCCACCGCCAGCCAAACCGGATGCAAAAAAGACCGCCAAAAAAGCCGCCCCTGCTCCCGCCCGCCCTGCCGCACCGGTCTGGTCCCACTGGGCGGGCAACGGCGTCAACAAAGCCCTGCGCCTCATCGTTTACACCCACCTTGGCCTAACAACGGATGCGGAAAAGATCGCCCAGTCCATGCTCACCAGCCGCAATGGCAAGGGCGAATGGGGAAACACCTTCACCAATGCCTGGACGCTGACCTCCCTGGCCGCCTATGACCGCAGCCTGAAGAACGGAGCCGAGCCCCTCCTGGCCAAAGTCACCTGGGATGCCCAGGAGCAGCCGCTGACCATCGCCAACCCGCCCGGCACCGCCCAGGTCTCCTTTGCCCTCAATGAGAAGCTCTCCTCCGCTCCCCTGAAAGTGGAGCTTCCAGAAGACCGCAGCGCCTTCTCCCGCATCCAGGCCAGCGCCTATCCGCCTGACCGCGACTTCGGCGGGGAAAACAAGGGCTACGCCATCGAACGCACCTATCAAAAACTGCTGGATGACGGCTCCATGCAGCCTGCGGATAACCTCCGCGTCGGCGACATGGTGGTCATCACCCTTCAAATAGATATCGGCGGTGGCGACCGCTACCTGGCCAT
Coding sequences within:
- a CDS encoding alpha-2-macroglobulin family protein; this encodes MKLITRFGLSTALCLAALLPLSVSMAAPAAPATTGPAESPKETAPLEAQFSIQPVELSPVSTIEVVFPTPMIPKDRIGGVDPEPPLVVSPPLAGEFQWVSTRSGQFKLSQAPKFNASYQFSLRSGLRDVAGKALSTAPLASVSSAQFRIIDQSPKWFNDNEARREPRFLFEFNDNVNAADTAPHIAFVSVNPPLTIPATVRHAKAADFSRYSEPQATWAEEIAKVKPTLAEGATRLSAIVVKPAEPLPVAEKWKLVIQPTLMNASGYAGLAVGDEIFLGDVKPFLVRQTSGHTPFDQPYYLDIAFNKPLLPSRDEPWKTEEIQGLADKLAASVHITPDVAGLKATITGSVLRLTGPFALKTPYRVVIAPGLESGDGLPLADASEQEVSFIPNPPYVAAPAFVRTQLATGSGEFEITAANVREVRVRARRLTGPELLQTTQKYAAYRSSFYLGEDKKKAFKPETIDAYPGTVVFDRTFPVNKPLDQSEMIKLNWHEVLGADTAAPLFIEFEGRAAEGVSEKGVITQTLVQFTDLGLMQKSNGRETLAFVTSLQTGQPVAGVRLTAVDGEQKLIGYADTDANGVATLTGGTPALLLAEKAGDCTALDCNNSHIGNAIPYDIPTAWEDVWKPVRRTFIFGDRPLFRPGDTAHFKALTRTRIADDLTLDPESSKARLVIRDPRYRVVLEKEITFTPNGSWNDDIALPEGPLGWYELMIHFNEPGEENRGASGYYSFRIDDYRPNSFEVKLDGAKLETLADRLKLPLSASYYMGKSLSRAKANWTASSSRSFSPPAAYSDYHFGDAPRWANYAKDRDADGHYDDSDSDDEGDWWVSGDTVLSEEGTATLEMPMPPPDRASLPQQVRVTAEVTDINQQTISAATEFEVPGAEFILGLKGPQFFGTAGQDLRVDVLAIDSKGGPATGNVRVDMKVERQEYHTLKIATAGGGSTTKDQVILREEMKQSVDLQSPTAGSAPTSQVTFKPARGGVYFVTAEATDSQGKKMLSRLPVYVLGGGDFPWAMEDGARINLQPEKKKLKPGEEAVIVVKTPIAGTALVSVERNKVHRHFVTQISPEQPVIRVPVQDEEAPNVFVSVVLVRGSDASPKQHKMPEYKVGYCQLEVESKVKELAVAIVPEKTEVKPGESLAVGGSVMDWQGNPVANSEVTLYAVDEGVLSLMKHETPDPSAYFHEPMPLAIDNYTSFDDLLAEDFAARERGNKGFVIGGGGDMDDSAMQVRKNFVATPLWLATVMTDAKGRISTSLKAPDNLTRYRLMAVATSGADRFGSGESAFKINKPLMVEPVVPRFARLDDETLLKAVIHNTTPHAGEVRVRLELDDTADFIREERLFIPASLKPDAHAEPKVWQQTVAIKAGETTAVAFPVRFAKLGTASWKWSAQTATWSDGAPALNDATVSTFEVTHPLPELREVRYARLDAATPVENLAQEINPALLEGQGSLQVSLSTSRLSEAKDALDYILTYPYGCAEQTTSATMPWLALGGYHNLFPDHLSAEKSKDAIQKGVNRLLQMTTDEGGLAYWPGGQEPSHWASAYGGLMLLRARDAGASVPPEVIERLLTYLSKKLRGLEDEKDFYHLSDAALSLYTLAKGKKGEPAYQTLLHSRRTSLPEAARLYTALAMCLTDAPAQQIKEMAGWTPPPPPAKPDAKKTAKKAAPAPARPAAPVWSHWAGNGVNKALRLIVYTHLGLTTDAEKIAQSMLTSRNGKGEWGNTFTNAWTLTSLAAYDRSLKNGAEPLLAKVTWDAQEQPLTIANPPGTAQVSFALNEKLSSAPLKVELPEDRSAFSRIQASAYPPDRDFGGENKGYAIERTYQKLLDDGSMQPADNLRVGDMVVITLQIDIGGGDRYLAIDDPLPSVLEAINPEFDTQSERQGDQLPEGVGAWFCDHREVRADRALFFTDYAPEKGKFQLRYLARVIGEGDSIAPSARIEAMYEPSKYGLSPTHRLRTLPSAAGQVAGQ